The genomic DNA GCTACGACTGGAACGACGACGGCTGCACCAACGCCGGCAACCACGAGCTGGAGTGGTACCTGCCCTCCCAGGTGAAGGTCGCGGATGGCGAGGCGCAGCTGGTGGCCGAGCGCCGCAGGACCGTCGGCTCCGACGGCAAGGTCTACCCCTGGACCTCCGGCATGATCACCACCGGCCGCGACTCCTGGGACGCGCCCCCGCGCCACACCTTCACCTACGGCTACTTCGCGGCGGCGCTGCGGGTCCCGGACGAGGACACCATGTTCCCGGCGTTCTGGCTGCTGCCCGAGGCCCGGAAGGTCCCGCCCGAGCTGGACGTCGCCGAGTTCATCTCGGACGCGCGCTCGGTGCAGATGACCGTCCACTGGGCGGAGCCGGACGGGAGCGACACCCACCAGGCCGACCGCTACGGCCCGGTGGACTTCCCCGCCGGGTTCCACGTCTTCGCGGTGGACTGGGAGCCGACCTCGCTGACCTGGTACGTGGACGGGGTCGAGCGCTTCCGGGTGACCGAGCCGCAGAAGATCCCGAACGTCCCGATGGAGATCCTGATCAACCTCGCGGTCGGCTACCCCGTCCCGCCGCCCGCCGACGTCGACACCGCGACGTTCAAGGTGGACTGGGTGCGGGTCTGGCAGCGGCCGTCCTGATCGGGTGTTCAATTGTCTTGTACGCGTCCACCGGCTAGGGTGCTCGGACGCCCGCCGGGAGCGGGCACCGTCACCGGGGCGCCTAATCCCGTCCACCCGGTCGGCGGCACCTCGGAACTCGAGCCGGACGGGAGCGGGGGAACCAGGTAGTACGCCTGGCATTCCCGTTCCCCGGGGCTGCCACGGCTCGGGGTGAAGCCGTCCCGCAGGCGGCCGGGCCACTCGTGCGGCCCGAACCCGACAGCTCACCTCGCAGGCGTCGCAGAGGACTGCACCCATGCGCATCTCCGCCACACCTGCCCGGGTCGGCGCGGTGGCCGCGACCGGCCTGGCCGTCGTCGCCGGAATCGCCTTCACCGGTCTCGGCTCCGCCGACGCCGCCACCGGGACGACCGTGATCCAGGACCGGCTGGCACCGACCTCCATGACCGCGGGCACCGCCGCGTCCGCCAGCCTCTCCGTGCACGCCGACCGCTGCGTCACCGCCCGCTCGGTGGGCGTCGCGGTCCGCGACGCGGCCGGCAACAACCTGGACTTCCCGGGGTCGAGCGGCCGGACCCGGGTGTGCCAGCACGGCTACACCCTCACCACCGACAGCCGGACGCTGCCGGCCGGCGAGTTCACCGTGTTCGGCTACTGG from Kitasatospora terrestris includes the following:
- a CDS encoding family 16 glycosylhydrolase; the encoded protein is MDRLLRRGWLALSGWAALACTALPGPDLLRLAVTAAFLVVCPGLALVRLVHPFTLRRGLPLDTLERAVLSVALSLALTALVAEAFYLARAFTVARATAALAVLTTLLVLVAAVLDRERMRRPGPRPAEPPGEKAAPDGRLRRVAGLGSAGLLALTTACGGSSAMPIGLSAPRSTASVDLSVPTAPGPWKKVFEDDFLGSRLDRADWATCYDWNDDGCTNAGNHELEWYLPSQVKVADGEAQLVAERRRTVGSDGKVYPWTSGMITTGRDSWDAPPRHTFTYGYFAAALRVPDEDTMFPAFWLLPEARKVPPELDVAEFISDARSVQMTVHWAEPDGSDTHQADRYGPVDFPAGFHVFAVDWEPTSLTWYVDGVERFRVTEPQKIPNVPMEILINLAVGYPVPPPADVDTATFKVDWVRVWQRPS